In Megalobrama amblycephala isolate DHTTF-2021 linkage group LG9, ASM1881202v1, whole genome shotgun sequence, the sequence CCTTGTTAGTGAAGAATCTGTTAGTGGTGTTTCTTTGGGAGCATGAAATGCAATGGAGGTTTTactaataaaattacattttactgcactttgatattcttctcaTTATTTTCCAATAGCGGCTAGTAAATCAGAAGTCTCGCCAAAACACCTaaaaagtttttagtttttagttgaaaatgatgtagtgtaaacagccccttatACAGCCACCCCTGACACAAAGCCATTTAAAATCCAAAGAACGGAAGCAGGTTAGTCACATTACACTGACTTTACTGTAAATCATGGGGCTCTTCTATACTATTACTTCATTTCAATAGCaaattatgtgattcttttgtgtACATGAGGATgagaaattgaaaattattcCTTCATATGCTGAGATGAGGTGATGTGTTGTTGTGTCTTATATCAGGATGGCCATCCGAATGATTGTGTTTCTAACACTTACTGGACTGTGCGTCGCTGATTCCAAAGGTACGTTTAgaataaaacaagtaaaaatgcctggatttaaaaatctgtaaCCATTGTGTATCATTACATATCAATcagattaatttattaaaattataggCTGAAATATGGTAATTGATAACTTGTGATTTATTTATGTATGAAGACGTATGTGATAGAATTTCTTTatgcacattaaagttaaaaaaaggtattgtttattattttatgttaaacAGGGAATATTGCTCTTGGAGCCACAGCTGTACAGTCTTCCACATATCAATTAACCATTGCTAAGAATGCTGTTGATGGCAACAAGGATTCAGATTTCAATCTTGGGTCATGCAGTGCGACTAATGGGGACAAGGACCCCTGGTGGAGAGTTGACTTGCTGGATGTCTACAGGATAACCAGGGTTAGCATCACTAATCGTGGAGATGCTGTTCCAGAGAGAATAAATGGTGCTCAGATCCGTATCGGCAACAGCCTGGAAAATAATGGCAACAATAATGAGCTGTAAGTATTGTCTTTCTCTTAATACTTACACTAATGGTTAGAAAATGAGTAAATAAGATAAAATTACTTTGAATAAATCCTTGACTTTGACAGAAGTATATTTAACATGCTTCATGTCATTTTGATACGCCCCTCTCTATTTCTCTGTTACTGTGTTTCTTCACAGGGCTGTGACTGTTGTGTCCATGTCAGCTGGAGAGACAAAAACATTTGAGTTTAACCCTATTACAGGGCGATATGTCAACATTTTCATACCTGGGCGCAATGAATATCTCACACTGTGTGAAGTCGAGGTGTTTGCAGGTAAGGgacagagagagaagaaaagTCTGTGATAGAATTTATGTACTTATTAATGTGTGTATAactgttattattttatcaaCAGATAATTACAAACCAATCTACTTTTGTGTTCTAACCCAAAGTGAGTGTTTTTCATTACTTTGAATGTTGTCAGATTCTTATTGTACATCCAGAAATCAATAATAGATAATGTACATCTACACAGTTATCGCAAAATAAACCCCAACAGGGTGATTATTACATGGCTACTAGCCACGAATAAATAATTCTGgacacaaaatattgatttgagtttaaatattttattagctcacTTGTAATAAAAGCAAAgcttctgtgaaaaaaaaaaaaaaaaaaagtatatatatattcctagaaagacaaacatttaagggataatttacagtcatgtacaccaaataaataattacatggACATATTGATTTGAGATTAAACTGCTGTAAATTTTATTCATACTATTGATGACGGTCATTGTCTGGAAATATCAGACCTCTGAATGTCacgactgaccaatcagagtcaAGTTTTCCAGAGAGTCATGTAATAGTCATTTGGATTACATAACTTAGCATTATTTTACCCATTATATTGGGATTATAccttaaaatacaaaaaaaaaaaaaaaaaaaaaaaatgtttattattttatcttaaaCAGGGAATCTTGCTCTTGGAGCCAGAGCTGCCCAGTCTACCACATATGGATTTGCAGCTGCTCAAAATGCTGTCGATGGCAACAGGAATTCAAATTTCAATCTTGGGTCATGCAGTGCAACTAATGGGGACAGGGACCCCTGGTGGAGAGTTGACTTGCTGGATGTCTACAAGATAACCAGGGTTGTCATCACTAATCGTGGAGATGCTGTTCCAGAGAGAATAAATGGTGCTCAGATCCGTATCGGCAACAGCCTGGAAAATAATGGCAACAATAATGAGCTGTAAGTATTGTCTCTCTCTTGATACTTACACAATGGTTAGAAAATGAGTAAATAAGATAAAATTACTttgaataaatacttttaatacaCAAATGCCTTTGACAGAAGTATATTTAATATGCTTCATGTCGTTTTGATACGCCCCTCTCTATTTCTCTGTTACTGTGTTTCTTCACAGGGCTGCGACTGTTGTGTCCATCCCACTTGGAGAGACAAAAACATTTGAGTTTGAGCCTATTAAGGGGCGATATGTCAACATTTTTATACCTGGGCGCAATGAATTTCTCACACTGTGTGAGGTTGAGGTGTTTTCAGGTGAGTGATAAAAGGAGAGAGACATGGTGTGTAGACGTTTGTACTATTTTACTGTTTATACTATTTGTATGTTCCCTTAATGattgtttgttctgttttcattGCCAGATTAAGTGGAATGAGATGATGTTACACCACAGTCCACTGATCCTATAAGCAAAATACCAAACTACTGTTTTCTGAGCAATACTAATATTGcacttttttcattgttttcattttacctGTGCACCTTTTATTCTTAAGATAAAAGATAAGTATCAGTGCACATCCAGTAAAGGTTTGAAATGGTTTTTAAAATGCACCTGATTCTTAACCCCAGTTTGATCCAGGGGGTTGTGTATTTACCCATCTTTGTCTATCTTTGCTTtctacatgaataaattacttcAGCATTGCATGTTGTATCTCATGTTTCTGGATCAAAAAGGCTCATTTAGATTTTCACAATGAGGAGGAGGTGTAGTGTTATATAGCTATTCATCTAGGGTTGAGGAGCTGGTAATAATTACGtcaaaaaacagaaagaaaaaataaaccatGGAGAAAAAGAGGATGTCCAACCTTCTGTCCCAGAATCAACAACACAACCACAAAACAAAAGACCATAAACAGGAGAAAAGCAGGATTACAAACGAAAAATTCACCCTCCTCCTACATTCCCCAAAACAATAAATGAATAGCTAcaagcagcgatggcgggcccaagcacAGTGGCACCGCCACCTCTGTGGTTTTAGGGCAACTGTACACAGCAGGTTTAACTGGTTTAAGCGGGTTTAAGAATTTAAACTGGGTAAATAGAAAAGAACTGTGTCAAAGTCGTTTGAatacaccacatttactgcagccaGCTGGTGCCACTATGACGGAGAACCACAACAGCTACATCCAAGGGCATCGTAAGTCGGGGGGAAAAGATGACAGAGTGCATAGGGCCCTGGCATGTGAGGGGCCCTTGGGGATCctgaaaatattattattattattattattattttacgaTTGTGCACATACATTGAAATACTATTTCTCCGTTCGCTCGTTTGACAAGCTTTGGCAAAAGACTGTGTAGGCACTTCCCATGAGCACAGCATGCATGCAATGcatgatattttttgagacaaggagatattttttgagacaaggaaaaaaaaagaaaaaaaaaaagattggttAGGGTAAGCTCCGACTTCGTGTGGACGTAGCCTAATTGAGAACCTATATTGTTCGAGCGAGGCAACAGCCCTGTTTATGTTGTGTAAATAGATACTTGCTGCATGAGAGTCTGCATTTTCCTGcataatgagaaaaaaactttctAAGTTGGTGACAAACACTCTTATTGTACTCTAAACACTGAAGTAACATGAAAAGTGTGTGACAAATCTTTagatatatactgtaaatatggaaaacaatatgtaaatgtttgtgtggatcttgcattaaaatattattatgagCAAACATGGTCATATAATTTTAGGATGGCGTGATGATAAACTAAACAATATATATGAATCAATAACGATTAAACACAACGTTAAATGTTAAACACAAAAGTTAGGCAACTAGCctattgttttttaaatctaatacacttttaacattttacaaaaaatattttatatatatatatatatatatatatatatatatatatatatatatatattaaagtaatATGTTTAGTAATATCATTACTATGTATACTATTGTAACGGTGGCGGGCCCAAATAGAATTCAAATAGGCAGTCTTTATGTAGTTCAGGGACCAGACAAACTCAATCTTGTCAAATAATACagccccccccccaccccaccccataAACCACCGATTACAAACAGAGTGAGAGTCccacacaaaaaaagttcagTTTCGCTGTTGTATTTTCACCAAATTAACAAGAAaggaaacaacaaaataaattaaagcaagTTCAAGTTCAGTTTCATAATTATATTCTCACCAGTCATCAAGTAggaattaaacaaaaacaagcacacaaaaaatatttaaagcacGTTCACAAATAGTATTTTCACCAATTTGTTATTCAACATAAAGGATAAAGGAAAACTATaaaggaaacacacacacaaaaaaaattgctAATTACTAGTGAGGTAGAGAAGTATGGTTGATGTTTGAAAAACCTTGGCGGATTCAACAATTCATTACTCAACAAGAGCGAGAGAAATAACTGGAAGCcaaagaaaaacacataaaacaatTCAAAAGATCTTCCTTCACaccaatattatattaaaaacaacaaaccttctatatttaaattaaacaaaacaagcaTAAAATGTCTTGTGAATTTGCGTGCGTGattgtttatgtttatgtttgggTTTGCGTGAGGCGAAAcagtgggtgtgtgtgtgatatgtgtgtgtatgagaaaTGAGCGCTGACCTGAGCTCTGGCCGATAATGGCAGGGGGAAAAAATgggttttttgaaaaaaatgagtTGTTTAAGGGCTGTAGCAAAACAGGAATTCACCTGGACAGCTCTCTCGCACTCGTCAGCCAAAAAGACAAATTTGCTCTGCAGCCAGCGTCCAAAGGTGCAACAAGCGGTACTCCGGTGATCACCCCGGCAACTCGTGTCCACTTTAGCGGTCCTGCCTGGCCCAAACACAGCAGCGATATCAGTCTCGCCAACTAGGCGGTGGTCTTAGGTAACCTGCTTCTCACTTTTTCTTTTACCCCCTATTTTCCCTCTTACAACTCCTCCTTATATAAGCATTTCCTTACATATTTCCTACTTCCGGATAGTTTCATTTCCTTCTCCATCCGGCCacacagcataaaaaaaaaaacatctgttttCCCGTAATGCCACACTATTCAGCAGCTATTCTTAAACTATACACATGTAACTGTTGGTAGCATAAATATCAGACATGTAAGATATGGCTCAGGATAATATCAATCATGCTTGTAGAGGTACCTACACTGTTTAATACACAGCAATagctccagagttaaatcagttctgctcagagtacatatgctccctctctaaatagtgttaaagtaaaactgaagcagagttaaagttaatgagataattaaacaatgaattaagtgatgattgtgcattagtgatgaacacctgctgtcaacaagcagaatcagtgaagaaaagagaaacacaagaactacaactgacttcagtcacagccttattaattgcttaattatctcattaactttaactctgttactttaacactatttagagagggaccatatgtgctctgagcagagttgatttaactggGGATTTTACTGCGTAGTTTGGAAAGATTATAATGTTTTGGAATACAAAGCATAATATCTTTTAATAAGACAATTCCAAGTAAATATTGTTAATCTGTCTGAGATACTGGGGTACTCTATTTAAGTAAAGCACAGTTCATACAAAAATATCAGTATACagtaaatatacagtaaaacagttttTCTATCAGTGAGTGCTGTGTGtacactattatttaaaaaaagtgtgATAAATAGCGTGTAGGGAAGTGGATTTTGTCAACCCACTCCCTGGACGTGTTATGGTCCAAGTTGGAAAAACAGAAATGATGGCCCAACTCGCAAAGCAgtaatgtgcaaaaaaaatagGTGTTTTAATATAGAAGTGTGCAGTATACAAGGGAGTCCACAGCTGCTCAATAATAGTTAACTCTTCCACCGGCAAaaccaaaaattaaataaataaataaccaaaTAAACAATGCGATAACGTATCCACAATACACTGTTTCACAGAGGGAATTAAAGGGTTAAATCGTTTGCGGCACTACAACTGCACGCTCACCCATCGGCCTACCAAAAGACACTGAATGAATCTTCAGATACTCTTTTATACTGTTGGCTCCTCCCCTATTAGAGCCAACCGTTTACAAAAATCAGGGGGAGTATTAAATTTTACCGTGCTTGAGTACTACATCAACTCACACCCAAAATCCacatcaaatataaataaacccATAAAACACATATCATGATCACATAATATTCTTTAAAGACATAAATTAACACTCTGGGGTCGACGGTCACaccggcgtgatcaccgcgttttttttctaaccagtgtgaaagagactcaaaatactctgtcagtgttgcacatacaattaagagttatacaccattttaatctgtggaatattttcttttatttgtgtacactcagagtaaaaacaaaatgttgtgatttttgtaaaataaagaaaacaaacatgatgcgtgatctctcgtctccctctgaacgaagtccaatctgatagttctcagaaaatgaattgtaacttagtgaatactaatcacaaaaaaattatacttgtgtctaaagagcaatgaaatgtcaggttttaaatcgtgtaaatgaaaacaaaccttctgtgtttatgtaatctgtatgaaaagagagccatgtcagaagtccatgattcagctcattatccactaatgcggccacgcccacggagtcagcgctattcagacgcaaattcagtcaatacatgcatacatcgtctcaatcgtgtatttattgtcttgaaaagtgttttgaatagccatagttagcgatctctggcctctgttagttgttatttcctggattgcctattcttctttggcattggcatttgtggactaaaagtgtacagagcgccctccggctgcaagtatgaattgtaaacacagtatccagcgttcatagtgataacaataaatattgaataaatattactcctctgtatagaaaattgacataaacatgagaatccatcaatatttctccaaatgtgcatgcttttaagctaaaagcctatatgaaatgccatagaggtaacataactgttcagacactttgtatcatagaaatgcattatattttaataatagaataccattattttaaattgtaataacatttcacagtattgctgttttttcggtatgtttgatttacattatgatgagcttgagacataatcaacagggttttttcacagcttacttgactgaaagagctcattattatgcaggtcattagagctctttatctgattcttttgtcttctcaggtgagaatcatccattattcatgattattcatgcctccatgcatactgtgtttcttgaccaaagatgttttagaaaatttaaatctctctattgttttata encodes:
- the LOC125274677 gene encoding fucolectin-7-like isoform X2, which encodes MNSRMAIRMIVFLTLTGLCVADSKGNIALGATAVQSSTYQLTIAKNAVDGNKDSDFNLGSCSATNGDKDPWWRVDLLDVYRITRVSITNRGDAVPERINGAQIRIGNSLENNGNNNELAVTVVSMSAGETKTFEFNPITGRYVNIFIPGRNEYLTLCEVEVFADNYKPIYFCVLTQRNLALGARAAQSTTYGFAAAQNAVDGNRNSNFNLGSCSATNGDRDPWWRVDLLDVYKITRVVITNRGDAVPERINGAQIRIGNSLENNGNNNELAATVVSIPLGETKTFEFEPIKGRYVNIFIPGRNEFLTLCEVEVFSD